One genomic region from Arthrobacter pigmenti encodes:
- a CDS encoding UDP-N-acetylmuramoyl-tripeptide--D-alanyl-D-alanine ligase, which translates to MIEFSATEIAAVTGGRLSEAAQKEPTLVVSSAATDSRESRPGGLFIAKPGETTDGHNFVAAAFANGAVLALAERAVADDDGTDLPAVVVPDAVEAMGKLAAETVRRLREHSPLTVIGITGSAGKTTTKDVLAQLLGAEGPTVAPIGSYNGEIGVPLTVFSADYGTRYLVIEMGATGAGHIDYLCSMVKPDIGVVLCVGSAHAGEFGGVERIAEAKSELPRSLGEKGLAILNADDHRVRGMSKSTQAPVVYFSEDSTFESADSAVVRAEEVFLSVEGNPCFTLVLPNGARHDVRPLLIGRHHVANLLAAASAAHAAGVPGEKIAAGLCAARAVSRWRMERTDRADGVTVINDAYNANPESMRAALATLAELGRGRRTWAVLGEMLELGEESVTAHDAIGRVVVRLNISKLIVVGDGARALHAGAVLEGSWGDEALFARDVSEAAEILDRELVPGDLVLVKSSNGAGLRHLGDRIALASDSSPAVPDDHPGSQGGPNGPDPKNQGGTTP; encoded by the coding sequence ATGATTGAATTCAGCGCAACCGAGATCGCGGCGGTCACCGGCGGTAGGCTCTCCGAGGCGGCTCAGAAGGAGCCCACGCTCGTTGTGAGCTCCGCCGCAACGGACTCACGCGAGAGCCGCCCGGGCGGTCTCTTCATCGCCAAACCGGGCGAGACCACAGACGGGCACAACTTCGTGGCTGCAGCCTTCGCGAACGGCGCGGTCCTTGCGCTGGCCGAGCGTGCAGTGGCCGACGACGACGGCACTGACCTTCCCGCCGTCGTGGTACCCGATGCGGTGGAAGCGATGGGCAAGCTGGCCGCCGAGACGGTACGCCGGCTAAGGGAACACTCCCCGCTGACTGTTATCGGCATCACCGGGTCGGCAGGCAAGACCACAACCAAGGATGTCCTTGCACAGCTGCTCGGCGCCGAAGGGCCCACGGTCGCGCCGATCGGCTCCTACAATGGGGAGATCGGCGTTCCGCTTACCGTCTTTTCCGCGGATTACGGTACGCGGTACCTCGTCATTGAGATGGGCGCCACGGGGGCCGGGCATATCGATTACCTCTGCTCGATGGTCAAGCCGGACATCGGCGTCGTGCTTTGCGTCGGCTCGGCCCACGCGGGTGAGTTCGGCGGAGTGGAGCGGATTGCCGAGGCGAAATCGGAACTCCCGCGCTCGCTCGGTGAGAAAGGGCTTGCCATCCTCAACGCCGATGATCACCGGGTTCGTGGGATGTCGAAGAGCACCCAGGCACCGGTTGTCTACTTCAGCGAGGATTCCACCTTCGAGAGCGCAGACAGCGCAGTTGTGCGCGCCGAAGAAGTCTTCCTGTCGGTTGAGGGAAACCCATGCTTCACGCTGGTCCTTCCGAACGGCGCCCGCCACGATGTGCGCCCCCTGCTGATCGGCCGGCATCATGTCGCCAACCTGCTGGCAGCGGCCTCGGCCGCGCATGCCGCGGGAGTGCCGGGGGAGAAGATCGCAGCCGGGCTGTGCGCGGCTCGGGCGGTGAGCCGCTGGAGAATGGAACGGACGGACCGTGCGGATGGCGTCACCGTGATCAACGATGCCTACAACGCCAACCCGGAGTCGATGCGCGCTGCCCTGGCCACCCTCGCTGAACTCGGACGCGGACGCCGCACCTGGGCGGTGCTGGGCGAGATGCTCGAACTCGGTGAGGAATCGGTCACAGCACACGACGCGATCGGGCGCGTTGTGGTCAGGCTGAATATATCGAAGCTGATCGTTGTCGGGGACGGAGCACGGGCTCTGCACGCCGGCGCCGTGCTGGAAGGTTCCTGGGGAGACGAAGCGCTGTTCGCCCGCGATGTCAGTGAGGCCGCGGAAATCCTCGACCGCGAACTTGTTCCCGGGGACCTCGTGCTCGTGAAATCCTCCAACGGAGCCGGACTGCGCCATCTGGGCGATCGGATAGCATTGGCCTCAGACTCTTCGCCGGCGGTGCCCGACGATCATCCGGGATCACAGGGTGGGCCGAACGGACCTGATCCGAAGAACCAGGGGGGCACCACGCCGTGA
- the mraY gene encoding phospho-N-acetylmuramoyl-pentapeptide-transferase, which produces MIALLIASASALVLALIGTPLFIRLLVNKSYGQFIRDDGPTAHHTKRGTPTMGGAVIVGSVVLAYFGTHLIMMAAGVSDGPTASGMLLLLVTVGMGLVGFFDDYIKISKQRSLGLSAPAKIIGQTVVGVLFAILALNFPDANGRTPASTAISFVRDTAFDLAFAGSLIGAILFVLWSNLIITAASNGVNLADGLDGLASGASVFVFGAYMLLGIWQFNQRCADPSVPANICYEVRDPLDLALIAGAMCGALVGFLWWNTSPAKIFMGDTGSLAIGGAIAGFAILSRTQLLLVIMAGLFVMITLSVIIQVGFFKLSGGKRVFKMAPLQHHFELKGWQEVTVVVRFWILAGLFVAVALGIFYAEWVVLL; this is translated from the coding sequence GTGATTGCGCTGCTGATAGCCTCCGCCTCGGCCCTCGTCCTTGCCCTGATCGGGACGCCGCTCTTCATCCGCCTCCTGGTGAACAAAAGCTACGGCCAGTTCATCCGGGATGACGGACCAACTGCACATCACACCAAGCGCGGAACGCCGACCATGGGCGGTGCCGTGATCGTTGGGTCGGTGGTGCTCGCATACTTCGGCACGCACCTGATCATGATGGCCGCCGGAGTTTCAGACGGTCCCACAGCCTCAGGAATGCTGCTTTTGCTGGTGACCGTCGGAATGGGACTTGTCGGGTTCTTCGATGACTACATCAAGATCTCCAAACAGCGAAGCCTTGGGCTCAGCGCGCCGGCCAAGATCATCGGCCAGACGGTGGTGGGCGTTCTCTTCGCCATCCTTGCCCTGAACTTCCCGGACGCGAACGGGCGCACTCCGGCGTCGACAGCTATCTCCTTCGTTCGCGACACAGCGTTCGATCTCGCGTTCGCGGGCTCCCTCATCGGCGCAATCCTCTTTGTCTTATGGTCGAACCTGATCATCACGGCAGCCTCCAACGGGGTAAACCTCGCGGACGGGCTTGATGGGCTCGCCAGCGGAGCGTCCGTTTTCGTTTTCGGGGCTTACATGCTCCTTGGAATCTGGCAGTTCAACCAGCGCTGCGCGGACCCTTCAGTTCCGGCGAACATCTGCTACGAGGTGCGGGACCCACTGGATCTCGCGTTGATCGCGGGAGCCATGTGCGGCGCCCTTGTCGGATTCCTGTGGTGGAATACCTCACCCGCCAAGATCTTCATGGGCGACACCGGGTCGCTGGCAATCGGCGGCGCGATCGCCGGGTTTGCGATCCTTTCGCGCACCCAGCTGCTCCTGGTGATAATGGCCGGCCTGTTTGTCATGATCACGCTGTCCGTCATTATCCAGGTGGGATTCTTCAAGCTCTCGGGCGGCAAGCGCGTCTTCAAGATGGCTCCGCTGCAGCACCACTTCGAGCTGAAGGGTTGGCAGGAGGTCACCGTGGTGGTGCGCTTCTGGATCCTGGCGGGACTCTTCGTCGCCGTCGCCTTGGGTATCTTCTACGCTGAATGGGTTGTACTGCTGTGA
- the murD gene encoding UDP-N-acetylmuramoyl-L-alanine--D-glutamate ligase codes for MGCTAVTFEGATDRLDHLKTWDADWAGLRVVVAGIGLSGFSAADTLIELGARVVVCDATDSEENRAKADTLRIVGAVEVLLGAEPAQTLPDVEGSAPELIVTSPGWRPNQPLLAAAAGSGIPIWGDVELAWRVRVREGRPTAEWLTITGTNGKTTTVTLAESMLRAAGLRAVAAGNVGTPLLDAIRDPQGYDVIAVELSSFQLHWSSSIAPLASVCLNLAEDHVDWHGSFEAYRADKAKIYENTQIACIYNVEDPATERMVEEADVQEGCRAIGFTTDTPAISMMGVVDGLLVDRAFIEQRKDSAAELASVTDLGEVVPRHLVANALAAAALVRAAGVPAAAVRDGLRNFSPSGHRIELVAARDGVLWINDSKATNPHAADASLSSFHSVVWIAGGLSKGVDYTDLVRRNVTRFKAVVLIGKDSSDLASALARHAPDVPLIHPAAGHTGKDGLPVENSNSDGVLAMRAAVSESLRIAEDGDTVLMAPAAASMDQFPSYDRRGDAFIEAVRGIVEGQGFTAKEL; via the coding sequence ATGGGTTGTACTGCTGTGACTTTCGAGGGTGCCACGGACCGGCTGGATCATCTCAAGACGTGGGACGCCGACTGGGCCGGACTCCGCGTGGTGGTCGCGGGAATAGGGCTTTCCGGGTTCTCAGCCGCCGACACCCTGATTGAACTCGGCGCCCGGGTCGTGGTGTGCGACGCCACGGACTCGGAGGAGAACCGGGCCAAAGCCGACACACTGCGAATCGTGGGTGCCGTGGAGGTCCTGCTGGGAGCAGAGCCCGCGCAAACGCTCCCTGACGTAGAGGGATCGGCACCAGAGCTCATTGTCACCTCACCCGGTTGGCGTCCGAACCAACCTTTGCTCGCGGCCGCCGCGGGCTCGGGCATCCCGATCTGGGGGGACGTTGAACTCGCCTGGCGCGTCCGCGTCCGCGAAGGAAGACCCACAGCCGAGTGGTTGACCATCACCGGCACAAACGGCAAGACCACCACGGTAACCCTCGCAGAGTCCATGCTGCGGGCAGCGGGTCTGCGCGCGGTTGCGGCAGGCAATGTCGGTACGCCGTTGCTCGATGCCATTCGTGACCCGCAGGGGTATGACGTGATCGCCGTTGAACTTTCAAGCTTCCAGCTCCACTGGAGTTCCAGCATTGCTCCGCTGGCCAGCGTCTGCCTTAATCTCGCCGAAGATCATGTGGACTGGCACGGAAGCTTTGAGGCCTACCGGGCGGACAAGGCCAAAATCTACGAGAACACGCAGATTGCCTGTATCTACAACGTAGAGGATCCCGCCACCGAACGGATGGTCGAGGAAGCCGATGTCCAGGAGGGTTGCCGGGCCATCGGCTTCACCACGGACACGCCGGCAATCAGCATGATGGGCGTAGTGGACGGCCTGCTGGTTGACCGCGCGTTCATCGAGCAGAGGAAGGACTCTGCCGCTGAACTTGCCTCCGTCACCGACCTCGGTGAGGTCGTTCCCCGGCACCTGGTGGCCAACGCGCTGGCCGCCGCCGCGCTGGTGCGGGCGGCGGGAGTACCGGCGGCGGCCGTGCGGGACGGGCTCCGAAACTTCTCTCCGTCCGGCCACCGCATAGAACTGGTGGCAGCACGGGACGGAGTGCTGTGGATCAACGATTCCAAGGCAACGAATCCACACGCGGCGGATGCCTCGCTGTCCTCCTTCCACTCGGTCGTCTGGATCGCGGGCGGGCTTTCCAAGGGCGTCGACTACACGGATCTGGTCCGCAGGAATGTGACGCGTTTCAAGGCCGTGGTCCTGATCGGGAAGGACAGTTCGGACCTCGCGTCCGCTCTGGCCCGACACGCACCGGATGTTCCGCTGATACACCCGGCAGCGGGTCACACTGGTAAGGACGGGTTGCCGGTCGAGAACTCGAACTCCGACGGCGTCCTGGCCATGCGGGCGGCAGTTTCTGAGTCGCTACGGATAGCCGAGGACGGCGACACGGTGCTCATGGCGCCGGCGGCCGCGTCAATGGACCAGTTCCCTTCCTACGATCGCCGTGGCGACGCCTTCATCGAGGCGGTCCGCGGGATTGTGGAGGGACAGGGATTCACCGCTAAGGAGTTGTAA
- the ftsW gene encoding putative lipid II flippase FtsW, producing the protein MVSTPTRHPRRKPALRPHPVAKRSTPTTQAESSPGPAVVEPPPERTGLVGKFVRLWRFLEGSDKQTSGSSYYMILGATLALTAIGLMMVLSASSVESIAKAASSVEPTDEGAIVFDFFFKQSMYAVLGVVMMLVLSRFGPRMFKILAWPGLGVAVVLLVLVLIIGESINGNQNWIRIGNQSLQPSEPAKLALALWCATVLERKRGLVRDWKHALVPVLPLGGVILLLVMLGGDLGTAIILGMIIAAALFFAGAPMRMFILLGVVGIAAAFGATLLNSTRSTRIEAWLRLNCESALDPCFQSNQGLFALASGGWWGVGIGQSRQKWNWIPEAHNDFIFAIIGEEFGLVGTLVVIILFGILAVATLRVARRYTDPFVRILMGSIMVWLIGQAFVNIGMVTGVLPVIGVPLPFISYGGSALTFTLAAVGVLLAFARRMPPAVPEPAQIASSMEKSKRTP; encoded by the coding sequence ATGGTCAGCACGCCCACCCGGCATCCCCGCCGGAAACCGGCGTTGCGGCCGCACCCCGTAGCCAAGCGGTCCACACCGACAACGCAAGCGGAAAGCTCACCGGGCCCCGCCGTCGTCGAACCCCCTCCGGAAAGAACCGGATTAGTAGGTAAGTTTGTTCGCCTTTGGCGCTTCCTCGAGGGGTCCGACAAACAAACCAGCGGTTCCAGTTACTACATGATTCTCGGCGCCACCCTGGCACTGACCGCCATCGGTCTCATGATGGTCCTCTCGGCGTCCTCCGTGGAGTCGATCGCCAAGGCTGCGTCAAGCGTTGAACCTACTGACGAGGGCGCGATCGTCTTCGACTTCTTCTTCAAGCAGAGCATGTATGCCGTGCTCGGTGTTGTCATGATGCTTGTCCTCTCACGCTTTGGGCCCCGAATGTTCAAAATACTGGCGTGGCCGGGACTCGGCGTCGCGGTGGTTCTCCTGGTTCTTGTGCTCATCATCGGTGAAAGCATCAACGGGAACCAGAACTGGATCCGCATCGGCAACCAGTCGCTGCAACCGTCCGAACCCGCCAAACTGGCCCTCGCACTCTGGTGCGCCACCGTGCTGGAGAGGAAGCGCGGGCTCGTCAGGGACTGGAAGCACGCGCTCGTCCCTGTGCTGCCGCTCGGTGGAGTCATCCTCCTACTGGTGATGCTCGGTGGGGACCTCGGGACCGCGATCATCCTTGGAATGATCATTGCGGCCGCGCTCTTCTTCGCCGGAGCGCCAATGAGGATGTTCATTCTTCTCGGGGTCGTCGGGATCGCCGCGGCTTTCGGCGCCACGTTACTGAACTCCACCCGGAGTACACGCATCGAAGCCTGGCTGCGCCTCAACTGTGAGAGCGCCCTGGACCCGTGCTTCCAATCGAACCAAGGCCTGTTCGCCCTTGCCTCCGGCGGTTGGTGGGGCGTGGGAATCGGGCAGAGTCGCCAGAAATGGAACTGGATCCCGGAAGCGCACAACGATTTCATCTTCGCCATCATCGGCGAGGAGTTCGGTCTCGTCGGAACGCTCGTGGTTATCATCCTGTTCGGCATCCTGGCCGTCGCCACGCTCCGGGTTGCCCGGCGTTACACCGATCCCTTCGTGCGGATCCTGATGGGATCGATCATGGTGTGGCTGATCGGGCAGGCGTTCGTCAATATCGGTATGGTCACGGGTGTGCTGCCCGTCATCGGAGTACCTTTGCCGTTCATCTCCTATGGTGGTTCGGCTCTGACCTTCACCCTGGCGGCGGTTGGCGTACTCCTGGCCTTCGCGCGCCGGATGCCCCCTGCCGTCCCCGAACCCGCCCAGATCGCAAGCAGCATGGAAAAGAGCAAGAGAACACCTTGA
- the murG gene encoding undecaprenyldiphospho-muramoylpentapeptide beta-N-acetylglucosaminyltransferase, which produces MSEPTNPSVVLAGGGTAGHISPLLAIARALDEAQPGVSIVAVGTAAGMETRMVPEAGYRLETIERVPMPRRPSIDLIKLPVRLLRAVRQALRIIDAASADVVVGVGGYVSTPLYLAAWLRRVPVVIHEANARPGLANRLGSRIAKTVAVAFRGTGLPDEQWVGMPMRKEISTLDRTSARAAARERLGLDPQLPTLIVTGGSSGAASINRAVAEAAAGFGTDGSGVQVLHITGRDKQVTGPDGRLLTRPGYRQIEFVDGMENVYAAADLLLARAGAATVCEVAAVGLPAILVPLPHGNGEQRRNAAELVAAGGAVLVEDARLSGSWLTAEALPLTRDTARLARMSAAAAPLGVRDADARMAGLILDAAGVRP; this is translated from the coding sequence TTGAGCGAGCCCACAAACCCGTCCGTTGTCCTCGCCGGCGGTGGTACGGCCGGTCATATCAGTCCGCTGCTGGCCATCGCACGCGCCCTGGACGAAGCCCAACCCGGCGTTTCCATCGTTGCGGTCGGTACCGCAGCCGGAATGGAAACCCGCATGGTGCCCGAGGCCGGTTACCGGCTTGAGACTATCGAACGCGTGCCCATGCCCCGCAGGCCGTCGATTGACCTGATCAAGTTGCCGGTGAGGCTCCTTCGCGCAGTGCGGCAGGCCCTCCGAATCATCGATGCAGCGTCAGCGGACGTCGTCGTCGGGGTTGGCGGTTATGTCTCGACGCCCCTCTACCTCGCCGCCTGGCTTCGCCGTGTTCCGGTGGTCATCCATGAGGCGAACGCGCGGCCGGGCCTGGCGAACCGCCTCGGCTCCCGGATAGCGAAGACAGTCGCCGTCGCCTTCCGCGGGACCGGCCTGCCGGATGAGCAGTGGGTGGGTATGCCCATGCGCAAGGAGATTTCAACCCTCGACCGCACAAGCGCCCGTGCTGCGGCACGGGAACGCCTCGGGCTGGATCCGCAGTTGCCTACCCTGATAGTCACCGGTGGTTCATCCGGGGCTGCCAGTATCAACCGAGCGGTGGCCGAAGCCGCTGCGGGGTTCGGCACGGATGGGTCAGGCGTACAGGTTCTGCACATCACGGGCCGGGACAAGCAGGTCACCGGGCCGGACGGTCGACTGCTTACCCGGCCGGGATACCGCCAGATCGAGTTCGTCGACGGCATGGAGAACGTCTACGCCGCGGCCGACCTCCTGCTCGCGCGTGCCGGCGCGGCGACCGTCTGTGAAGTTGCCGCGGTAGGTCTGCCCGCCATCCTGGTGCCCCTGCCGCACGGCAACGGTGAGCAGCGCCGAAACGCTGCCGAGCTCGTCGCGGCGGGCGGTGCAGTTCTGGTGGAGGACGCGCGTCTTTCGGGGAGCTGGCTCACAGCCGAGGCGCTCCCGCTCACACGAGACACCGCGCGGCTGGCACGGATGTCCGCTGCCGCCGCACCCCTGGGCGTGCGTGACGCCGACGCCAGGATGGCCGGCCTGATCCTCGACGCTGCTGGAGTTCGCCCATGA
- the murC gene encoding UDP-N-acetylmuramate--L-alanine ligase: MSAVVAELGTVHFIGLGGAGMSAVARVLLGRSVPVSGSDAADSRGLQALAALGARVHVGHDAANLGSADTVVVSSAIRESNPELLEAKTRGLRVLHRSEALAAAMDGRTVVAVAGTHGKTTTTSMITVMLQAAGRAPSFAIGGDVAALGVNAAWEEGEVFVAEADESDGSFLNYRPRIGVVTNVEADHLDHYGSAAAVFESFDRFAALLPDDDGVLVACRDDEGAAALAERTAGSRRVCTYGYGESADVRVSATRAVGSTSNSLLSFTLDGLDSQQELQLGVPGRHNVLNAAAAFAVGLELGVDPAAAAAGLAAFSGAARRFEAKGENRGVRVFDEYAHHPTEVAAAMAAARTVAGDHRVHVLFQPHLFSRTREFAVEFAAALSQADSVRVLDIYAAREDPVPGVTSRRITDRLTVPGGYFPDAENALREIVHTAQPGDIVLTVGAGDVTRFGPVLVELLAEDGGGSS; encoded by the coding sequence ATGAGCGCGGTAGTAGCAGAGCTGGGCACGGTCCACTTCATCGGGCTTGGCGGTGCGGGGATGTCCGCCGTCGCAAGGGTACTGCTCGGGAGATCGGTACCGGTCTCCGGGTCGGATGCGGCGGATTCAAGGGGACTCCAGGCACTTGCTGCACTCGGCGCTCGCGTGCACGTCGGGCATGACGCCGCAAACCTTGGCTCTGCGGACACGGTCGTCGTCTCGAGCGCTATCCGGGAGAGCAATCCGGAACTTCTCGAGGCCAAAACGCGCGGACTGCGGGTACTTCACCGCTCGGAGGCACTGGCGGCAGCGATGGACGGACGTACCGTGGTCGCGGTGGCTGGCACCCACGGCAAAACCACCACCACATCCATGATCACCGTCATGCTGCAGGCTGCAGGCAGGGCGCCGTCGTTCGCCATCGGCGGGGACGTTGCGGCACTGGGGGTGAACGCCGCCTGGGAAGAAGGCGAGGTCTTCGTGGCCGAGGCGGATGAATCCGATGGCTCCTTCCTCAACTACCGGCCGCGCATCGGTGTCGTGACCAATGTCGAGGCCGATCATCTGGACCACTACGGTTCGGCGGCCGCGGTGTTCGAATCGTTCGACCGTTTCGCGGCGCTCCTTCCCGACGACGACGGCGTTCTGGTTGCGTGCCGGGATGACGAGGGTGCCGCGGCTCTCGCCGAGCGGACGGCCGGCTCGCGTCGCGTGTGCACCTACGGATACGGCGAGAGCGCCGACGTGCGAGTCAGTGCCACCCGGGCTGTGGGAAGCACCTCCAACAGTCTCCTGTCCTTCACGCTGGACGGTCTGGACAGCCAGCAGGAACTTCAGCTGGGCGTACCGGGACGGCACAACGTCCTGAACGCTGCAGCCGCCTTCGCAGTGGGGCTGGAGCTGGGAGTGGATCCAGCGGCCGCAGCCGCGGGCCTTGCCGCTTTCTCCGGCGCCGCCCGCCGGTTCGAGGCTAAAGGCGAGAACCGCGGTGTGCGGGTTTTCGATGAGTACGCGCACCACCCAACAGAGGTTGCTGCAGCGATGGCCGCTGCGCGTACGGTTGCGGGTGATCACAGAGTGCACGTCCTCTTCCAACCGCACCTCTTCTCCCGCACGCGTGAGTTCGCGGTGGAATTCGCCGCTGCGCTGTCCCAGGCCGACTCGGTCCGCGTGCTCGACATCTATGCCGCGCGTGAAGATCCTGTGCCGGGAGTGACCAGCCGGCGGATCACCGACCGCCTTACGGTTCCCGGCGGCTACTTCCCCGACGCCGAGAACGCTTTGCGTGAGATCGTGCATACAGCGCAGCCCGGAGACATCGTCCTGACGGTCGGAGCAGGCGACGTTACCCGATTCGGCCCTGTGCTGGTCGAACTGCTTGCCGAAGATGGAGGAGGTTCGTCATGA
- a CDS encoding cell division protein FtsQ/DivIB yields the protein MSSRAPRRPNSGRPPASSFASDTISAQKSVPEAAAEHRGEAPQEAITARKDAPVALMDRGEDSGTVVAFPEPQARRRRRWWLIGTSAVILAIAGLLAYLVFSPALAVRNLDIQGNGLVPTERVSAALAPLVGRSLTQISDDDVRALLADFPPVQDVSVAASPPSTLNVTIVERVPVAILESGGKFLLIDSEGRELATVAERESVALPLIDGGENAVNSDVFSSITAVLASLPADILERLVHASANSIDSVELKLTDGKTIFWGSAEENAAKARVLAALLTLGEQDPPVSVYDISTPSRPVTR from the coding sequence ATGAGCTCCCGCGCTCCACGCCGGCCGAACAGCGGCAGACCCCCGGCGTCGTCGTTCGCCTCCGACACCATCAGCGCACAGAAAAGCGTTCCCGAGGCGGCTGCGGAGCACAGGGGAGAAGCGCCCCAGGAAGCCATTACTGCACGGAAGGACGCCCCGGTTGCCCTGATGGACCGAGGTGAGGATTCCGGCACCGTCGTCGCATTCCCTGAACCGCAGGCGCGGCGACGACGGCGGTGGTGGCTGATCGGCACCTCCGCCGTGATACTGGCGATTGCCGGGTTGCTCGCCTACCTCGTTTTCTCGCCTGCCCTGGCAGTGCGGAACCTGGACATCCAGGGCAACGGGCTGGTGCCCACCGAACGGGTGTCGGCTGCCCTGGCACCGCTCGTAGGGAGGTCCCTCACCCAGATCAGCGACGACGATGTGCGTGCGCTGCTGGCTGACTTCCCGCCTGTCCAGGATGTTTCCGTGGCTGCCTCTCCGCCCTCGACCCTGAACGTCACCATCGTCGAGCGCGTGCCTGTCGCCATTTTGGAAAGCGGCGGGAAATTTCTCCTCATCGATTCCGAGGGCCGCGAGCTGGCCACCGTCGCTGAGCGCGAGTCCGTGGCGCTGCCACTGATCGACGGCGGCGAGAACGCCGTGAACAGCGATGTGTTCTCTTCGATCACAGCGGTGCTGGCCTCGCTGCCGGCCGACATTCTGGAACGGTTAGTGCACGCTTCCGCGAACTCCATTGACTCGGTGGAATTGAAGTTGACGGACGGTAAGACGATCTTTTGGGGAAGCGCTGAGGAGAACGCTGCCAAAGCGCGGGTTCTTGCGGCGCTGCTCACCCTCGGAGAGCAGGATCCGCCGGTCTCGGTGTACGACATAAGCACGCCATCGCGCCCGGTAACCCGATGA
- the ftsZ gene encoding cell division protein FtsZ: protein MAAPQNYLAVIKVVGIGGGGVNAVNRMIEVGLRGVEFIAINTDAQALLMSDADVKLDVGRELTRGLGAGADPEVGRKAAEDHAEEIEEVIRGADMVFVTAGEGGGTGTGGAPVVARIARSLGALTIGVVTRPFTFEGRRRSNQAETGIDTLRDEVDTLIVIPNDRLLSISDRNVSMLDAFRSADQVLLSGVQGITDLITTPGLINLDFADVKSVMQGAGSALMGIGSARGEDRAVKAAELAIASPLLEASIDGAHGVLLSIQGGSDLGLFEINEAARLVQEVAHPEANIIFGAVIDDALGDEARVTVIAAGFDQVDATSQPATPAAKPASAPAVGREAAPVPQTVAAGVGGGWAHNSSNGSRNDVPGDSGFDVDLPAVVEPDYSAGRSDDLDVPDFLK from the coding sequence GTGGCAGCACCGCAGAATTACTTGGCCGTCATCAAGGTCGTCGGCATCGGCGGCGGTGGCGTGAACGCCGTAAACCGCATGATTGAGGTCGGGCTGCGCGGCGTGGAATTCATCGCCATCAATACCGATGCGCAGGCGCTGCTGATGAGCGACGCCGACGTGAAGCTTGACGTCGGACGTGAACTCACAAGGGGCCTGGGCGCAGGCGCGGATCCCGAGGTTGGACGCAAGGCGGCTGAAGACCATGCCGAGGAGATCGAAGAGGTAATTCGCGGCGCCGACATGGTCTTCGTCACTGCAGGAGAAGGCGGCGGCACGGGCACGGGCGGGGCTCCCGTCGTTGCGCGCATCGCACGTTCGCTTGGAGCGCTGACCATCGGTGTTGTGACGCGTCCGTTCACCTTCGAAGGACGCCGCCGTTCGAATCAGGCGGAGACCGGCATTGACACCCTGCGGGACGAGGTCGACACGCTGATTGTCATCCCGAATGACAGGCTGCTTTCGATCAGCGACCGTAACGTCTCTATGCTCGATGCGTTCCGCTCCGCGGACCAGGTGCTGCTCTCCGGTGTTCAGGGCATCACCGATCTCATCACCACCCCGGGCCTTATCAACCTCGACTTCGCCGACGTCAAGTCGGTCATGCAGGGTGCCGGATCAGCGCTCATGGGCATCGGCTCGGCTCGCGGAGAGGATCGCGCGGTCAAGGCAGCAGAGCTGGCTATCGCTTCGCCGCTGCTTGAGGCGTCGATTGACGGGGCGCATGGGGTCCTGCTTTCGATTCAGGGTGGCTCGGACCTCGGTCTGTTCGAGATCAACGAGGCAGCGCGCCTGGTCCAGGAAGTTGCGCATCCTGAGGCGAACATCATCTTCGGTGCCGTTATCGACGACGCCCTCGGCGACGAAGCGCGTGTGACGGTTATCGCCGCCGGCTTCGACCAGGTGGATGCGACGTCCCAGCCGGCGACACCGGCGGCGAAGCCGGCTTCGGCGCCCGCTGTCGGCAGGGAGGCCGCACCCGTGCCGCAGACTGTTGCCGCAGGCGTGGGAGGCGGCTGGGCGCATAACTCCTCCAACGGCAGCCGCAACGACGTGCCTGGAGATTCAGGCTTTGATGTCGACCTCCCCGCCGTCGTCGAACCTGACTACTCGGCAGGCCGCTCGGATGACCTGGACGTTCCCGACTTCCTAAAGTAA